In a genomic window of Tripterygium wilfordii isolate XIE 37 chromosome 8, ASM1340144v1, whole genome shotgun sequence:
- the LOC120003764 gene encoding uncharacterized protein LOC120003764, whose translation MSKLKRNMEKNQKVNRDKLEALREKWVAAIMILSGEFDGARERLLKAQHLCPELENIDSMLTVCDILLLSAGVKLSDSEIDCSWVLELITLSNTNYDARCYYRKLVTLLQPIRDEFPGTELALQLVQDAISKLSECEKFSEFELKTGISGENQISGCKPASSSQILPVDVDDDVETDYVVLREKNLSSSHCFRPMEQHSSLESNEGSKSLKYTWLPNDFVPGQVWAKEAMPRKYVRVNYVVSPDKVHLTFLEPYPILDREIAWKKENLPIVCGNFEQGNARAILEVSQFSHPVNCLQYGPVKPYYMIYPMKDEIWAMYQDLNSVHKGNEHERNRFWVVEILADYSDKNGVNVARLEKVEGCLTFFCREKCNGSDMTRTFYPSEKLSFSHRILAFQVPGIEIYGIREGSWHLEPNALPLNHGR comes from the coding sequence ATGAGTAAACTCAAAAGAAATATGGAAAAGAATCAGAAGGTAAATCGAGATAAACTTGAGGCCCTTCGTGAGAAGTGGGTCGCAGCGATCATGATTCTGAGCGGGGAATTTGATGGTGCCAGAGAGAGGTTACTCAAAGCACAGCATCTTTGTCCAGAACTGGAAAACATCGATTCCATGCTGACCGTCTGTGACATACTACTATTATCTGCTGGTGTCAAGCTATCTGATTCAGAAATTGATTGCTCTTGGGTTCTTGAGCTCATTACTCTCTCAAATACCAACTATGATGCTAGATGTTATTACCGGAAGCTTGTTACCTTGTTGCAGCCTATAAGGGATGAGTTCCCAGGGACTGAATTGGCACTGCAACTTGTCCAggatgcaatttcaaagctttcaGAATGTGAGAAATTCTCTGAGTTTGAATTGAAAACTGGGATAAGTGGGGAAAATCAGATCTCTGGGTGTAAGCCAGCTTCTTCAAGTCAAATTCTGCctgttgatgttgatgatgatgtcgAAACTGATTATGTAGTCTTGAGGGAGAAGAATCTCAGCAGTTCACATTGCTTTAGGCCAATGGAACAACATTCTTCCTTAGAGTCAAATGAAGGCAGCAAGTCTTTGAAGTACACTTGGTTGCCAAATGATTTTGTTCCTGGTCAAGTATGGGCAAAGGAAGCTATGCCTCGAAAATATGTTCGAGTGAATTATGTGGTTTCACCCGATAAGGTACACCTCACATTCTTGGAGCCTTACCCAATTCTTGATCGAGAGATCGCATGGAAGAAAGAAAATCTACCTATTGTGTGTGGGAATTTTGAACAGGGCAATGCTAGGGCCATCCTGGAAGTGTCGCAGTTTTCCCATCCTGTTAATTGCCTGCAATATGGTCCAGTTAAGCCATACTACATGATCTATCCTATGAAGGATGAGATTTGGGCTATGTACCAGGATTTGAATAGCGTGCACAAGGGCAATGAACATGAGAGAAATCGCTTTTGGGTTGTAGAAATTCTGGCCGATTACTCGGATAAAAATGGGGTGAATGTGGCAAGGTTGGAGAAAGTTGAGGGTTGTCTTACTTTCTTCTGCAGAGAAAAGTGCAATGGATCCGATATGACTCGTACATTTTATCCATCAGAAAAGCTTAGTTTTTCTCATCGTATACTCGCCTTTCAAGTTCCTGGAATTGAAATCTATGGCATTCGTGAAGGATCTTGGCACTTAGAACCTAATGCTTTACCCCTCAACCATGGAAGATAG